CTTGGTTGGTCAAAGTTCAGGAAGCGGCATCGGGTTCCTTTCGGGTGGCATGGCTGTTGCTAAGGATGCCATCAGAACAGATTGGTTCATGAATACCCGAATGACGGTCCCATCATAAAGGGCATCGTCAGCACTTCACAACACAAGGAGACAACCATGACAGCAGAAGCATTGGCGAACATCACCGTATCCAACACCGTAGATGCTCGGGGCAGCGCATGCCCGGGCCCGCTGCTCGAGGCCAAAAAAGGCATCGGCAAAGTGAAAATCGGGGAAGTACTGGAAATCTACTCGAGCGATCCAGGCACCAAAACAGACATTCCGGCATGGGCGAAGAAGGCCGGGCACGAATTTCTCGGCGTGCTGCCGACGGATGGGTATGAAAAACTGTTCGTCCGCAGAAAGAAGTAGAATTATCGGTCATGATCATCCATTCGACCATGTGACCATAGAGACACGGCATATTGTGCCTCTACCCGTGGAACAGGCCCGATAGCGCAGGGGCGACCGGCGGGTCGCCCCTACAAACGGCCGGAATCCTGATCAGGGCCGAATGTTCGGCATTGAGCGGATGCAACCTTTGCCGGAACCAAACATCGATTCATTGCCATCAAGGAAACCGATCCATGGAAACAGGCGCTCAAACACACGAGGGAAAAATCCTGATTCTGGCAACCGAAGCCTGCGCCTATCCGGGCGCCGATTCGGTCGGCCAGGCCCATGCGGGCTATCCCGCCAACACCTATGTGCTGCGGGTGCGATCTCCCGTCATGTTTCCGGAGCGATTCTACATGGACTGTTTCCGCAAGGGCATCGACGGGATTATCGTCATGTCCTGCGGCGAGGAATGCCCCTATCCGGGAGCGTACAAGGCGCTGGCGGAGCGTATCGATCGTGTGTACCAGTTGATGAAGGCCGAAGGCATCGATCTGCACCGGTTGCGCTTGACCGCCATCTGCACGGTGTGCAACCGGGCATTCCTGAAAGAAGTGAACGACATGAACCGGTGGATCGTCGAACACGGGCCGGTGCAGTGGAAGAAAGCCGCATGAACCGGCCCGAAGCATGCGGCCCGGTTCATGCCCACCCCTCATGATCCGGGCCGTATGCCTCTCCAAGAGGAAATCCCATGAACGCTGCAAATAGAATGGCTTACGATACACTGGTGGTCGGCGGCGGCATCGCAGGGCTGCAGGCAGCCCTCGATCTGGCGGACCAGGGATTCCGGGTGGCCGTGCTCGAAAGGGGCGCATCCATCGGCGGGAAAATGATCCGGTTATCCAAGGTATTCCCAACCCTGGATTGCGCAAGCTGCATCACCACCCCCAAAATGGCGTCTGCCGCCCACCACCCGAACATCACGCTGTTCACCGCCTGTGATCTGAACACGGT
The sequence above is drawn from the Desulfatirhabdium butyrativorans DSM 18734 genome and encodes:
- a CDS encoding sulfurtransferase TusA family protein; protein product: MTAEALANITVSNTVDARGSACPGPLLEAKKGIGKVKIGEVLEIYSSDPGTKTDIPAWAKKAGHEFLGVLPTDGYEKLFVRRKK
- a CDS encoding hydrogenase iron-sulfur subunit — encoded protein: METGAQTHEGKILILATEACAYPGADSVGQAHAGYPANTYVLRVRSPVMFPERFYMDCFRKGIDGIIVMSCGEECPYPGAYKALAERIDRVYQLMKAEGIDLHRLRLTAICTVCNRAFLKEVNDMNRWIVEHGPVQWKKAA